One genomic region from Cucumis melo cultivar AY chromosome 9, USDA_Cmelo_AY_1.0, whole genome shotgun sequence encodes:
- the LOC103504257 gene encoding elongation factor 1-alpha, producing the protein MGKEKTHINIVVIGHVDSGKSTTTGHLIYKLGGIDKRVIERFEKEAAEMNKRSFKYAWVLDKLKAERERGITIDIALWKFETTKYYCTVIDAPGHRDFIKNMITGTSQADCAVLIIDSTTGGFEAGISKDGQTREHALLAFTLGVKQMICCCNKMDATTPKYSKSRYDEIVKEVSSYLKKVGYNPDKIPFVPISGFEGDNMIERSTNLDWYKGPTLLEALDLIQEPKRPSDKPLRLPLQDVYKIGGIGTVPVGRVETGIIKPGMVVTFAPTGLTTEVKSVEMHHEALQEALPGDNVGFNVKNVAVKDLKRGYVASNSKDDPAKEAANFTSQVIIMNHPGQIGNGYAPVLDCHTSHIAVKFAEILTKIDRRSGKELEKEPKFLKNGDAGFVKMIPTKPMVVETFSEYPPLGRFAVRDMRQTVAVGVIKAVEKKDASGAKVTKSAAKKSGK; encoded by the exons ATGGGTAAGGAAAAGACTCACATCAACATTGTAGTCATTGGCCATGTCGACTCTGGTAAGTCGACCACTACTGGCCATTTGATTTACAAGCTTGGAGGTATTGACAAGCGTGTTATTGAGAGGTTTGAGAAGGAAGCTGCTGAGATGAACAAGAGATCGTTCAAGTATGCCTGGGTGTTGGATAAGCTTAAGGCTGAACGTGAGCGTGGTATCACAATTGATATTGCTTTGTGGAAGTTCGAAACCACCAAGTACTACTGCACTGTTATTGATGCTCCTGGGCATCGTGATTTCATCAAGAACATGATTACTGGAACTTCCCAGGCTGATTGTGCTGTCCTTATCATTGACTCCACTACCGGAGGTTTTGAAGCTGGTATTTCTAAGGATGGGCAGACCCGTGAACACGCCCTCCTTGCCTTTACCCTCGGTGTCAAGCAAATGATTTGCTGCTGTAACAAG ATGGATGCCACCACTCCCAAGTACTCCAAATCTAGGTACGATGAAATTGTGAAGGAAGTTTCTTCCTACCTCAAGAAGGTTGGCTACAACCCAGACAAAATTCCCTTCGTCCCCATCTCTGGCTTTGAGGGTGACAACATGATTGAAAGATCCACCAACCTCGATTGGTACAAGGGACCAACCCTTCTTGAGGCCCTCGACCTGATCCAAGAGCCTAAGAGACCATCTGACAAACCCCTTCGTCTTCCACTTCAGGATGTCTACAAGATTGGAGGTATTGGAACTGTTCCAGTGGGTCGTGTTGAAACTGGCATTATAAAACCTGGTATGGTGGTAACCTTTGCTCCAACTGGACTGACTACTGAAGTTAAGTCTGTGGAGATGCACCACGAAGCTCTCCAAGAAGCTCTCCCTGGTGACAACGTGGGGTTCAACGTGAAGAATGTTGCCGTGAAGGATCTCAAGCGTGGTTATGTTGCCTCAAATTCCAAGGATGATCCTGCCAAGGAAGCTGCCAATTTCACTTCCCAAGTTATCATCATGAACCATCCAGGACAGATTGGAAATGGTTATGCACCTGTCCTCGATTGCCACACATCTCACATTGCTGTCAAATTTGCCGAGATTTTAACCAAGATTGACAGGCGATCTGGAAAAGAACTGGAGAAAGAGCCCAAGTTTTTGAAGAACGGAGATGCTGGATTTGTTAAGATGATTCCCACCAAACCCATGGTGGTGGAAACATTCTCCGAGTATCCGCCACTTGGACGATTTGCCGTGAGGGACATGCGTCAAACTGTGGCTGTTGGTGTCATCAAGGCCGTCGAGAAGAAGGATGCATCCGGTGCCAAGGTCACCAAATCAGCAGCTAAGAAATCAGGCAAGTGA